Below is a genomic region from Pedobacter cryoconitis.
AAACATTACACTCGTTACCGATAGCAAGCAGCTACAAGATGTAGTTGTGATTGGTTATGGCACTTCAAGCAAAAAGGATTTAACAGGAGCAGTAACTTCTGTAAATTCCGAAGAATTTAATCAGGGGGTAATGACTAGTCCTGCGCAATTACTGCAAGGTAAGGTAGCCGGATTAAATGTCACTAAAAGCGGTGACCCGAATGCAAAGCCATCTACTATATTAAGAGGGCCTTCTACTTTACGTGAGGGAGCTGCGCAAGAGCCATTTTATGTAATCGATGGTGTTCCAGGCGCATCGATCGATTTGTTAGCCCCTGCTGATATAGAAAGTATAGACATTTTAAAAGATGCTTCTTCTACGGCTATTTACGGTTCAAGAGCTGCAAACGGAGTAATTATTGTTACGACCAAAAGATCCAAAGGAGGGCAATCCAGACTTTCTTATAGTGGGTATGGGGCAGTGGAAAGTGTATCTAAGAAATATGATATGCTGAGCGGGCCAGAATTACGTCAGTATTTGAAAGACAATAAGCAAACGTTAAACCCGATTGATGATGATGGATCTGATACCAACTGGCAAAAATTGCTGGAAAGAACTGGTTATTCACAAAATCATAACTTGTCTTATGGCGGTTCTGGTGCATCTTCCGAATACGGTGCAAGTGTCAATTATTTCGACAACCAGGGAATCCTGAAAAACACATCTTTAAAAAGAACGATTGTCCGTGCTTATGTAAATCAGCGTTTCTTTAATGACAGGCTGAAATTAGGTCTGACGATCACCAACAGTGCTACTACTGGTAATGATATTTATCAAACTCAGGCACTTTCCAACATGTTGTTCTATTTACCTACAGTAAGCCCCTTCAATGCGGACGGAACTTATAAAGAAAACTATGACAGAACGGGTAGCGGAACAAGAAACCCACTTTCAATTGTAGACAATAACAGTATCAAAAATGTGAACAATAAAACCCTGATCAATGGGATGGCACAAGTGAACATCTTATCAGGTTTGAAATTTACAGCAAGTTTATCTACACAAAAAGATCAGAATAATGCAAGCTCTTATTTAAACAGTCAGTCTGGACTTGCCAGAGGAGTAAACGGACAGGCTATCAAAGCAGATGTACTGAATAAATCTGAAGTGATAGAAGGATACTTTAACTATGATAAAATATTTGGTCAGCATAGTTTGAAATTACTGGCTGGTTATTCGTGGCAAGAAGACCGGACTAATGATGGTTTCGGTGTAACTACACAAGGGTTCTCGAATGATAACCTGGGCGCAAACAATATCTTTTTATCTAACCCATCCTTACTTTCGCAAATTACATTTGCCAATTCGCCAATTTCTACTTTGAGACTAATCTCATTTTACGGAAGAGCACAGTATAGCTATAAAGATAAATACCTGTTTCAGGCCTCTTTGAGAAAAGACGGTTCTTCTGCTTTCGGTATCAATAGCCGTTGGGGATTATTTCCTGCGGTATCTGCCGGATGGAGAATTATTGGAGAAGATTTTATGAAAAGTGTACCTGTGATCAGTGATCTGAAATTAAGAGCTGGTTATGGTAAATCAGGAAATAGTCTTGGTTTTGATGCGTTCTCTGCTTTATTGGTTTATGGAACACCTGCAACCAGCAGTAAATACCTGAATAATGGAGTGATCAGCAATGCAATTGGCCCGGTAAGAAATGAGAACCCGGATTTGAAATGGGAAAGTACTGCAACTACCAATATAGGTTTGGATTTTGGTTTATTTGGGAACAGAGTAACAGGTTCAGTAGATTACTATATCAAAAAAACGTCTGATCTGATCTATTCTGAATATGCCGTTTCTACCACTCAATTTTTCCTGCCTACCATTACCGCCAATGTGGGTAAAATCAAAAATACAGGTATCGAATTATCATTAAATGCATTGGTTGTAAAGACAAAGGATTTTAGCTGGAACACTTCCCCAAATATTGCCCACAATAAAAACGTAGTGGAAACCCTGTCAGATGATTTCTACAAAATCTCTTATATACAGACCGCAGTATTAGGTGGTAAAGGACAATCGGGAAATTATAGTCAGATTATACAACCTGGTGAGGCATTGGGAACTTTCAAACTTTGGAACTATGCAGGTAAGAATGACGCAGGGGTAAGTACTTATGTCAATGCAGCCGGACAAACGATTTCCACTCAGCCTTTAACATCTGATGCCAAGATTGCAGGCAATGCGCAGCCAAAATATATCTATGGCTGGGGCAACAGTTTTACCTATAAAAAATTGGATTTCAGTTTCCTTGTACGTGGTGTATTGGGCAATAAGATCTTAAACGCTACTGCGGCTGGTTTGAATACACCTGCTGATGCTAAATTACAGAACATTCCAAGATCTACATTAGGTGAATCATTCAATGATGGAAATGCTTACCTGATTTCTGACCGTTATCTGGAAAGTGGTTCTTATTTACGTTTGGATAATGCTACGCTAGGTTATACTATCAAACCAAAAGTACAGACAATTAAAGCGATCAGACTTTATGTGACGGCAAACAACTTATTTGTAATTACCAAATACACTGGACTTGACCCTGAGATTAACATCGGAGGTTTAACACCTGGTATTGATAATAACAACTATTACCCTAAGACCCGCACCTTCAGTCTCGGTATTAACGCATCATTCTAATTTCAACGAACAATGAAAAAGATATTTTTATTAACGACGGCATTTGCTGCCATGTTAGCCACTGTATCCTGCACAAAACTGGATGTAAAAGTGGAATCTCAATATGTAAAAGATAACTTTCCTACTACTGACGCTGATTACGCGGCTTTGTATGGAACGATGTATTCAAACCTTTCTTCTCAATTTGGGGTACCTTATTTCAGAATGCAGGAAATGTCAACTGACGCTGCAATCTTACCGGCAAGAGACGGGAATTTTGATGATGGCGGGCAATATAGACAGTTACATTACCATACCTGGACATTTGATCATCCTAACGTGAAAACAATCTGGGAATGGGGATTTGGAGGGATTAACAATTGTAACCGCTTAATTTCTGTGACCAATGCCTCTTCTGTATCTGATGCGAAAAAAGCTTCCGGAGTAACAGAAATAAAAACCATGAGGGCATTGTACTACTTTTTAATGATGGATCTTTATGGTAATATCCCTATCATCGATAAGTTTCCGGTAGAAGCGGGTGCTTTGCCTGGTACAACGAGCAGAGATAAAGTATTCGAATTTATCGAGAAAGAATTGCTGGCGGTTATTCCTGGTTTACCTCAGAAAACAGGAGCGAATCAGAAGTTGCTTTATGGAAAACCAACACGTGGAACAGCTTTCGCTTTGCTGGCTAAAATGTATCTGAATTCACAGGTTTACACTGGGAAACCTAGATATGCGGATGCTGTAGCGATGGCAGATAGTGTCATGAAAAATACAACTTATCAGCTGGACCCTAAGTATTCTGATATTTTTGATGTCAACAACGGCCCTCAAATCACGGAAACAATATTTGCTATTCCTTATGATCAGCAGATTCCGGGTAACCAGATGACCAGGTTCGGATTCTATCCTGCACTGGCAGCTGCTTACGGGATACCGGGAGTAGGTTTTAGTATCTCTATGAGTACAACACCAGAATATTATGACCGCTTTAATCTGGCGAATGATATCAGAAAAAGTTTTTGGTTGGTTGGGCCCCAATTTGCACCAGATGCAAACAGAAAACCTGACTTGACAAAGCCAGTATATATTGCAGGTACGACACAACAAATTGTATTGACACGTGATCTGATCCTTAAACCAGGTAAACCAATGGATGTGGGAAATACCGTAGCTGATCAGGCGAAAGGAATCCGTTCAGTTAAATACTGGCCGGACGTGAATGCGATACAAGCTACACGTTTGAACGGTAATGACATGCCTTTTTTACGTTTAGCAGATGTCATGCTGATGAAAGCAGAAGCTATTTTGCGTGGTGCTTCGCCAACGGCAGTGAATGGAGAAATGCAGACACCACTTATCTTAGTGAATAAAATCAGGGCAAGAGCAGGTGCAGAAGCAGCAACAAGCGTTGATTTAGAATCCTTATTGGACGAAAGAGCAAGAGAGCTGAGCTGGGAAGCCTGGAGAAGGAATGACTTGATTCGTTATGGTTTGTTTGAAAAGGAATATCCTTTGCAAAATGATGTACTTTCGATGAATAAAGATGCTACGAGGAGACTTTATCCAATCCCTGCAACTGAACTGCAATTGAATTCTAATTTAAGACAAAATCCAGGATATTAATTCTTTTACACAGCCGGAGAAATCCGGCTGTTCTTATTTTAAGACCTATGATAAAGACGGTTTCCAGCGCATTGCTATTGTTCATATTTCCGCTATTGATACCAAAAGATGGAGATAATTTACCAATTAATAAGATCCAGGTTATCGGATCACATAACAGTTATAAGAAAGCGATTGATCCACATTTGTTCGGAATATTTAGAAAAAAAGATTCTGTATCGGCCAGCAAGATAGATTATGAACATATCGGCGTAACCCAGCAGCTTGATCTGGGATTAAGAAATCTTGAAATTGATGTGTATGCAGATGTAAAAGGAGGGAAGTACGCACATCCCCGGGGACTGGACTGGGCAAAAGATCAGGCTCCTTACGATGTAGAAAAAGAGATGGGTGCACCGGGTTTTAAAGTTTTTCATATTCAGGATCTGGATTTTAGAAGTGATTTTCTGACCTTGAAAGGTGGACTTTCGAAATTGAGAAAATGGTCGGATGCACATCCGGACCACACGCCCATATTTATCACACTGGAGGCTAAAGACGATAAAATAAAAGGAGAGGGCTTCAGTGATCCTGAACAGTTTACAGCAGAAACATTTGATCAGCTGGACAAGGCACTGCTTGATGGGCTTGGCAAGGATAAGATTATCACACCAGATGTGGTGAGAGGAAATTATAAAACATTGGAAGCCGCAGTTTCAAAAGATAACTGGCCTTTACTTTCAGCAGCAAGAGGAAAGTTCCTCTTCATTCTTGACCAGAAAGGGGAGAAAATGGAACTTTATATCAAAGGACATCCTTCACTCAAAAACAGGGTGTTATTTGTAAATGCAGCAGCTGGCAGACCTGAAGCTGGCATGATGATCATCAACAATGCCAAAGATCCAATGATCCCTCAGCTAGTTAAAAAAGGATATATTATCCGTACCCGTGCAGATTCTGATACACAGGAGGCGCGTCGCAATGACCGTTCTGCTTTTGATGCAGCATGTGCTTCAGGAGCCCAGATCATTACCACCGACTATTATTTAAAGAGTACTCATTTTAAATCTGACTATGCAGTGAGTTTTCAGGATGGTCAGTATTTCAGGGTGAACCCATTTTTCAAATGAGGTTAATGTAAGTCAATTTCAATGGTTTATCCCGGTCTTAACAATTTGATTACATGGAAAGCTTAAAGCTTTTACATAAAATTTATTTAATATTGACCGGGATCTTCCATAAAACACGGGTTGATTCTAATTATGGCCTCTTATAAAACTTTAGCTGATTACGATTTAGTTGCCCTTCTGAAGGATGGTGATAAAGCTGCTTTTACCGAAATATACAATCGATATAAGGGCTTATTGTATATCCATGCTTATAACCGGCTTAGGGATCAGCAGGAAGCGGATGATGTGGTTCATGAATTGTTTGCCGCGCTGTGGGTTAAAAAAGAACAACTGGTTTTAAAAACACATTTTTCGGGATATCTTTACCAGGCAGTCCGCAATCGCGTGATTGATATTATCTCTCACAAAAAAGTAGCCTCTTCTTACATGACCTCGCTTCAGCATTTTATAAATGAAAGCGAAGCGATCACAGACCACCGGGTCAGGGAAAATGAACTGACCGCTCTCATTGAAAAAGAAATTGGCGAATTAACGCCAAAGATGCGGGAAGTGTTTGAGTTAAGCAGAAAGGACAATCTTTCGCACCGGGAGATTGCAGTGAAGTTAGAGCTTTCTGAAAAGACAGTCAAAAAACATGTGAACAATGCGCTGAAAGTCCTCAGGAGCAAATTGGGAATCTTCGTTTATCTGCTGTACATCGCCGGTTATTAAATTATTTTCATTTTCTTTTACGCCCTGTACCTGAGCTAACCGTCTATAGTTGTAATAAGCGGTTAAAGCTCATGGACGCAAAAGAATTACTAGAGAAATATCGGTCAGGAAACTGTACAGCTGCCGAAAAGGCAATTGTAGAAACATGGTATCTGAAATTTGAACAGGAAACGGCTGATCCGCTGACCGCTGATGAATTGGAGCAGGCTACAGACCGGATCTGGGCTGGATTACCTGTTCATGAAAAACCTCAGCGTAAATTATGGCCTCGTATTGCAGGCGCTGCGGCAGTACTGCTGATGCTTTCTGCCGGTTTGTACTTTTTCAATCCTGTTACACACCAACCAGCTTCATTAGCCCAAAAAGAACATACACCACAAATTTTACCCGGAGGTAATAAGGCTACTTTAACACTGGCTAATGGCCAGGAAATCACTTTAGACGGAGCAGATAATGGTCAGCTTGCCGAACAGGCCGGAATTATTATTACGAAAACTAAAGATGGCCAGCTCGTTTATACTGTTGCTGATCAGGGAGCCCGCACTGGTGGTGAGCGCCAAACTGCGATGAACACGATTGCAACGCCTAAAGGCGGGCAATATCAAGTTAATTTACCTGATGGAACTAAAGTCTGGCTGAATGCAGCCTCATCTTTACGCTATCCTACGGTATTTACCGGCACTGAACGCCGGGTGAGTTTAACTGGTGAGGCTTATTTTGAAGTCGCAAAGGTACATCCGGCCAAATCTTTCAGTGTGAGCTCATCAACCCAGACTGTAGAAGTGTTGGGTACACATTTCAATATCAATTCTTATGCTGATGAGCAAGCTGTAAAAACCAGTTTACTGGAAGGAGCAGTTAAAGTAACTGCGCAGACAGGGACCAGCGGAAGCGTTTTCCTGAAACCCGGACAGCAAGCTGTTTTACTGGGGAATCAGCTGAATGTCAATCCTGGTGATACAGAAGAGGCGATTGCCTGGAAAAATGGAATGTTCAGCTTTAAAGATGCAGACCTGCAAACTGTAATGCGTTCGGTGGCCAGATGGTACGATGTAGAAGTAAGCTATGAAGGAAATCTTCCGGGAAGACAGTTTTCCGGAGAGATCCACCGGAATATAAACCTTTCAGAGGTACTGGATATCCTGAGCTTTTTTAAAGTGCATTTCAGAATTGACGGTAAGAAAATTACCGTGACTA
It encodes:
- a CDS encoding SusC/RagA family TonB-linked outer membrane protein → MRKNYKLIFVVTHSFQQKIFLLLLMLAISVCTYAQQQTRVIKGKVADENNGALPGVTVRVKGTKSATSTNQDGNFIIQVSSPQDILVFNMLGTLTKEVTVGSNPNLNITLVTDSKQLQDVVVIGYGTSSKKDLTGAVTSVNSEEFNQGVMTSPAQLLQGKVAGLNVTKSGDPNAKPSTILRGPSTLREGAAQEPFYVIDGVPGASIDLLAPADIESIDILKDASSTAIYGSRAANGVIIVTTKRSKGGQSRLSYSGYGAVESVSKKYDMLSGPELRQYLKDNKQTLNPIDDDGSDTNWQKLLERTGYSQNHNLSYGGSGASSEYGASVNYFDNQGILKNTSLKRTIVRAYVNQRFFNDRLKLGLTITNSATTGNDIYQTQALSNMLFYLPTVSPFNADGTYKENYDRTGSGTRNPLSIVDNNSIKNVNNKTLINGMAQVNILSGLKFTASLSTQKDQNNASSYLNSQSGLARGVNGQAIKADVLNKSEVIEGYFNYDKIFGQHSLKLLAGYSWQEDRTNDGFGVTTQGFSNDNLGANNIFLSNPSLLSQITFANSPISTLRLISFYGRAQYSYKDKYLFQASLRKDGSSAFGINSRWGLFPAVSAGWRIIGEDFMKSVPVISDLKLRAGYGKSGNSLGFDAFSALLVYGTPATSSKYLNNGVISNAIGPVRNENPDLKWESTATTNIGLDFGLFGNRVTGSVDYYIKKTSDLIYSEYAVSTTQFFLPTITANVGKIKNTGIELSLNALVVKTKDFSWNTSPNIAHNKNVVETLSDDFYKISYIQTAVLGGKGQSGNYSQIIQPGEALGTFKLWNYAGKNDAGVSTYVNAAGQTISTQPLTSDAKIAGNAQPKYIYGWGNSFTYKKLDFSFLVRGVLGNKILNATAAGLNTPADAKLQNIPRSTLGESFNDGNAYLISDRYLESGSYLRLDNATLGYTIKPKVQTIKAIRLYVTANNLFVITKYTGLDPEINIGGLTPGIDNNNYYPKTRTFSLGINASF
- a CDS encoding RagB/SusD family nutrient uptake outer membrane protein, with amino-acid sequence MKKIFLLTTAFAAMLATVSCTKLDVKVESQYVKDNFPTTDADYAALYGTMYSNLSSQFGVPYFRMQEMSTDAAILPARDGNFDDGGQYRQLHYHTWTFDHPNVKTIWEWGFGGINNCNRLISVTNASSVSDAKKASGVTEIKTMRALYYFLMMDLYGNIPIIDKFPVEAGALPGTTSRDKVFEFIEKELLAVIPGLPQKTGANQKLLYGKPTRGTAFALLAKMYLNSQVYTGKPRYADAVAMADSVMKNTTYQLDPKYSDIFDVNNGPQITETIFAIPYDQQIPGNQMTRFGFYPALAAAYGIPGVGFSISMSTTPEYYDRFNLANDIRKSFWLVGPQFAPDANRKPDLTKPVYIAGTTQQIVLTRDLILKPGKPMDVGNTVADQAKGIRSVKYWPDVNAIQATRLNGNDMPFLRLADVMLMKAEAILRGASPTAVNGEMQTPLILVNKIRARAGAEAATSVDLESLLDERARELSWEAWRRNDLIRYGLFEKEYPLQNDVLSMNKDATRRLYPIPATELQLNSNLRQNPGY
- a CDS encoding phosphatidylinositol-specific phospholipase C1-like protein, producing MIKTVSSALLLFIFPLLIPKDGDNLPINKIQVIGSHNSYKKAIDPHLFGIFRKKDSVSASKIDYEHIGVTQQLDLGLRNLEIDVYADVKGGKYAHPRGLDWAKDQAPYDVEKEMGAPGFKVFHIQDLDFRSDFLTLKGGLSKLRKWSDAHPDHTPIFITLEAKDDKIKGEGFSDPEQFTAETFDQLDKALLDGLGKDKIITPDVVRGNYKTLEAAVSKDNWPLLSAARGKFLFILDQKGEKMELYIKGHPSLKNRVLFVNAAAGRPEAGMMIINNAKDPMIPQLVKKGYIIRTRADSDTQEARRNDRSAFDAACASGAQIITTDYYLKSTHFKSDYAVSFQDGQYFRVNPFFK
- a CDS encoding RNA polymerase sigma factor; translation: MASYKTLADYDLVALLKDGDKAAFTEIYNRYKGLLYIHAYNRLRDQQEADDVVHELFAALWVKKEQLVLKTHFSGYLYQAVRNRVIDIISHKKVASSYMTSLQHFINESEAITDHRVRENELTALIEKEIGELTPKMREVFELSRKDNLSHREIAVKLELSEKTVKKHVNNALKVLRSKLGIFVYLLYIAGY
- a CDS encoding FecR family protein — encoded protein: MDAKELLEKYRSGNCTAAEKAIVETWYLKFEQETADPLTADELEQATDRIWAGLPVHEKPQRKLWPRIAGAAAVLLMLSAGLYFFNPVTHQPASLAQKEHTPQILPGGNKATLTLANGQEITLDGADNGQLAEQAGIIITKTKDGQLVYTVADQGARTGGERQTAMNTIATPKGGQYQVNLPDGTKVWLNAASSLRYPTVFTGTERRVSLTGEAYFEVAKVHPAKSFSVSSSTQTVEVLGTHFNINSYADEQAVKTSLLEGAVKVTAQTGTSGSVFLKPGQQAVLLGNQLNVNPGDTEEAIAWKNGMFSFKDADLQTVMRSVARWYDVEVSYEGNLPGRQFSGEIHRNINLSEVLDILSFFKVHFRIDGKKITVTK